The following nucleotide sequence is from Bacillota bacterium.
AGCAGATGCTCCAGTCCCACAACCAGTCCCTGCACCTGCCGCGCTTTACGGATAGCGAGCAGAACCCCAGGCATGAAGGACTGCCTGTCTATAGAATCGTGGCGAATGGTTAGCGTTTCACCCTGTCCGCCGAATATGACCATCTGGTGCGCTACCAGACCGGGCAGCCGAACGCTATGTACAGGCACGCTGGCAACGCTCGCGCCGCGCGCCCCCTCGAACTTCTGCTCCTGCACAAGCTGGCGTGGGCGTTCGGTACGCGCCGCGGCGATGACTTCGGCGGTGCGTATCGCCGTGCCCGAGGGAGCATCTATCTTGCCATCATGGTGCATTTCGATAATCTCCGCATTGGGGAAGTAGGGCGCGGCTTCCCTCGCGAACTGCATCATCAGCACTGCGCCGATGGCGAAGTTTGGCACGATAATGCAGGTGGTACCGGACCGTTCTACCGCCTCGCGGACATCGGAAAGCGTTTGGGCGGAAAAGCCGCTGGTTCCCACGATGGGGATAACACCATGCTCCAGTGCAGT
It contains:
- the dapB gene encoding 4-hydroxy-tetrahydrodipicolinate reductase, translating into MIRVAVAGACGRMGTLVVQTVLKQPDMLLVSAVDKQHVGEDIGTIAVEHPIGVIVTDHLSEALSQTQPHVLVDFTTLGAAVSHIYTALEHGVIPIVGTSGFSAQTLSDVREAVERSGTTCIIVPNFAIGAVLMMQFAREAAPYFPNAEIIEMHHDGKIDAPSGTAIRTAEVIAAARTERPRQLVQEQKFEGARGASVASVPVHSVRLPGLVAHQMVIFGGQGETLTIRHDSIDRQSFMPGVLLAIRKARQVQGLVVGLEHLL